The Hydrogenothermus marinus DNA segment TGTTAAAGAAAAATGGGAAGTTGTTGATATTATTATTCATTCTATAGCTTACGCAAATAAGGAATATCTTAAAGATTATTATTATAGAGTAGATAGACAGTCTTTTTTACAAGCTATGGATATAAGTGTTTATTCTTTTACAGCTCTTGCAAGACAGTTTTTACCAATATTAAATGAAGGTGGAAGTTTATTAACCTTATCTTATTATGGAGCAGAAAAAGTAATATATAACTATAATGTTATGGGAGTTGCAAAAGCAGCACTTGAAGCATCTGTAAGATATCTTGCAAGAGATTTAGGAGAGATAAAAAAAGTTAGAGTGAATGCAATTTCTGCAGGTCCTATTAAGACAGTAGCAGCAAGTGGTATTGATCAATTTTCTGCAATTCAAAAGATGTCTGAAGAAAGAGCTCCTTTAAAAAAATCAGTCAGTATAGAAGAAGTTGGAAATGCTGCTTTATTTTTATGTTCAGACTTTGCATCAGGAATTACAGGTGAAATACTCCATGTAGATGCTGGTTATAATGTAATAGGAATGTAAATTATATTACCTATCTTAACTTAGATTTTGCTACCTTTCGGTAGCATTTATCTTTTTTTTATTTTTTTATACAATTATTTAGCTTTTTATCAAAAGTTTTTATTTTATAATCCTTAGACATAGCACATAAAACGCAATCTATAAAATCTAATTTTTTGTTTCATAAATCTCATTTGCATCAACTATTATGCTTTTCAATAATAGCTTCCTTGAAAATCTCTTTTTCTTTTTCCATTATCTTTTCTATATTTTCATTTTTCTTAGTATATTTTTTTAAACTTCCTACTAAAGAACTAACAGGTTTTATAATAATCTGATTATCTTTTATTTCTATAGAATAATATTTTGAATTAATTTTCTTTCTATATTCAGCAGGAATTGTAATTTGTCCTTTTTTAGTCATTTTCGTAATATACATTACTTATCTCAAAGCAAAAGTATTACATAGCTATATATGTAATACAATTCAGGTAGTTTATCAATACCCTTAAAAATTGGGAGGAATGCAAGGTTTTATGTGGGTTTGCTGATGTGATTAGTCTCAATTTTGTCTCAATTAGAGATGTTATGGTACTAAAGATAATAATGTTTTGCTATCTATTGCAACTGTTCCTATTTCTCCAACTACCCAGCCACCTGCATAATTTGATAAAGATGCCGCTTCTTCCCATGTAGCACCTGAAACCTTAGAAACTGTCAAAACAGAAATTACTGTATCTCCTGCTCCTGTAACATCAAAAACTTTTTTTGCTTTTGCTGGAATATGAGTTATTTTATCTCCTTCAAAAAGCATCATACCTTCACTACCAAGAGTTATAAGAAGATTTTCTGTTCTTAATTTTTCTTTTATTTTCTTTCCAACTTCTTCTATTGGTGTTTCTCTACTTTCTTTTATACATTCATAAGCCTCTTTTTTATTAGGAGTCATTATTGTAATTCCTTCATATAGATGAAAATTAGAAGGTTTTGGATCAACAAATACAGGTTTTTTTGCTTTTATAGATATTTCTATTAATTCTCTTGATACTACACCTTTTCCATAATCAGAAATTATTACTGCATCAAAATCTTCAATAATATTTTTAACTTTTTTAATAACATCTTCTTTTACATTTTTTGAAAGCTTTTCTTTACTCTCTTTATCTATTCTAATAAGTTGTTGACTTACTGCTATAATTCTTGTTTTTTCTGTTGTAGGCCTTGTTTCATCTTCTATTAAAATTGGCTCTATATTTTTTTCTACAAGCATATTTTTTAGAATTTTTCCATTTTCATCTTTTCCAACAACTCCAACAATAGATGCTTTTGCTCCAAGAGTAGATATATTCCAAGCTACATTACAAGCACCACCAAGATTTACAGTCTCTTTTTTTACATCTACTACTGGTACAGGTGCTTCTGGAGATATTCTTTCAACTTCTCCCCAAAGATATTTATCTAAGATTAAATCTCCAATTATTAAAATCTTTTTATCTTTAAAATTTGATATAATCTGTTTTGCTCTTTCTTTTGTTATCATAAAAACCTCTACTCCTGGGATTTAATAAATACTATAATATATTAAAATTTTTAAGTAATACGATGAGTCAAGTTTGATTAATTGAAAATTTTGTTGGAATTTTAATAATAATGAGGTTTTAAAGTGAAAAAATTTTCAAGTTTAGTTTTAATACTTTTATTTTTTTATAATTCTTATGGAAAAACTATAACTATAGCAGTTTCTGCAAATGCAGAATATGCTATTAAAGAAATAGCTTCTATTTTTGAGAAAAAATATAATATCAAAGTTTCAGAGATTGTATCTTCTTCTGGTAAATTGGCAAATCAGATTATTAGAGGTGCTCCTTTTGATATTTTTATCTCAGCAGATATGAAATATCCTCAGTTTTTATATAAAAAAGGTTTTGCTTTAGAAAAGCCAAAAATTTATGCTTATGGCATTGTAGTACTATGGACAATGAAAAATATTCCTTTAAAATCAGTTAAAGTTTTAACAAAAGATAATATAAAAAGAATAGCAGTTCCAAATCCAAAACTTGCTCCTTATGGAAAAGCAAGTATAGAGATACTAAAAAATTACAAAATTTATCAAAAAGTAAAAAATAAGCTTATTTATGGTGAAAGTGTTTCACAAGCAAGTTTATATATTTATAAAGGCCTTGCAGATGCAGGATTTACAGCAAAATCTATAGTTTTAGCACCAAAATTTAAAAATAAAGGAAATTGGATAGAAATAGATAGAACTAAATATAAGCCTATAGCACAAGGAGTAGTTTTGTTAAGAAAAAACGGAAAACTTTTTTATCAGTTTTTATTTACAAAAGAATCAAAAGAAATTTTAAAAAAATATGGCTATCAGATAAATGAATAAATTAAAAGGAATAGTTAAAGATATTAAAACTACAGGCTCAATAAATATTGTAGAGATAGATATTAAAGGAGAAATTTTTAAAACAGTATTTTTAGAAGGTTTAAAGGATATAAAAAAAGGCCAAGAAATATTTATAATATTCAAAGAAACAGAAGTACCACTTGGAAAAAATTTATCAGGAGAAATAAGCCTTTCTAATCGATTTGAATGTAAAATTACAAATATAGAAAAAGGAAAACTTCTTACTAAGGTTATTCTTGATTTTGAAGGTGAAAAAATAATATCAATAATTACAACTTCCTCGGTAGAAAGAATGAATTTAAAAAAAGATGATAAAGTAATAGCATTTATAAAAGCAAATGAAGTAGCTCTTATGGAGGTTTAATGGAAGATTTTTATCAAACATTATTTCTTACTTTTAAACTTGCATTTATTACTACTTTTATTTTATTTTTTTTAGCCATCCCTGTTGCATATTTCCTTGCTTATAAAAATTTTAAATTTAAATCAGTTTTAGAAGCTATTGTAAGTCTTCCTCTTGTTCTTCCTCCTACTGTTTTAGGATTTTATTTTTTAATAATTTTCGATCCTACAGGAACTATTGGAAAATTTTTACAAAACTTTTTTGATTTAAAACTTGTTTTTACTTTTGAAGGACTTGTTGTAGCATCTATTATTTACAGCTTTCCTTTTATGGTACATCCTATTCAATCAGGGATGGAAAGTCTTCCTAAAGCAATTATTGAAGCATCTTATACTCTTGGAAAGTCTACTTTTCAAACTTTAATAAAAGTAATACTTCCAAATATAAAACCTTCACTTTTAACAGGAATAGTTTTATCATTTGCCCATACTATTGGAGAATTTGGAGTTGTTCTTATGGTAGGTGGTTCTATTCCGGGAAAAACAAAGGTTGCATCTATAGCAATTTATGAAGAAGTAGAAAGTTTAAACTATGAAGAAGCCCATAAATATGCCTTAATACTGCTTTTAATATCCTTTTTAGTTCTTGCCATAGTTTATTCATTAAATAGAAGGATAAAAACCCTATGATTAAAATAAAGATTAAAAAAAAGCTTATTTCTACAGATATTAAACCTTTTTATTTAGATATAGATTTACAGATAAAAAATAATCAGTTTATAACAATTTTTGGAAAATCAGGAAGTGGAAAAACTACTATTTTAAGAACAATTGCAGGTCTTGAAAAAGCAGATGAAGGATTTATACACGTAGTAGATGAAGTATGGCTTGATACTAAAAAAGGTATAAATCTGCCACCTCAAAAAAGAAAGATTGGCTTTTTATTTCAAGATTATGCTTTATTTCCTAATATGAATGTTGAAGAAAATATAAAGTTTGCAATGG contains these protein-coding regions:
- the modB gene encoding molybdate ABC transporter permease subunit, whose amino-acid sequence is MEDFYQTLFLTFKLAFITTFILFFLAIPVAYFLAYKNFKFKSVLEAIVSLPLVLPPTVLGFYFLIIFDPTGTIGKFLQNFFDLKLVFTFEGLVVASIIYSFPFMVHPIQSGMESLPKAIIEASYTLGKSTFQTLIKVILPNIKPSLLTGIVLSFAHTIGEFGVVLMVGGSIPGKTKVASIAIYEEVESLNYEEAHKYALILLLISFLVLAIVYSLNRRIKTL
- the rfaE1 gene encoding D-glycero-beta-D-manno-heptose-7-phosphate kinase, giving the protein MITKERAKQIISNFKDKKILIIGDLILDKYLWGEVERISPEAPVPVVDVKKETVNLGGACNVAWNISTLGAKASIVGVVGKDENGKILKNMLVEKNIEPILIEDETRPTTEKTRIIAVSQQLIRIDKESKEKLSKNVKEDVIKKVKNIIEDFDAVIISDYGKGVVSRELIEISIKAKKPVFVDPKPSNFHLYEGITIMTPNKKEAYECIKESRETPIEEVGKKIKEKLRTENLLITLGSEGMMLFEGDKITHIPAKAKKVFDVTGAGDTVISVLTVSKVSGATWEEAASLSNYAGGWVVGEIGTVAIDSKTLLSLVP
- the modA gene encoding molybdate ABC transporter substrate-binding protein, with amino-acid sequence MKKFSSLVLILLFFYNSYGKTITIAVSANAEYAIKEIASIFEKKYNIKVSEIVSSSGKLANQIIRGAPFDIFISADMKYPQFLYKKGFALEKPKIYAYGIVVLWTMKNIPLKSVKVLTKDNIKRIAVPNPKLAPYGKASIEILKNYKIYQKVKNKLIYGESVSQASLYIYKGLADAGFTAKSIVLAPKFKNKGNWIEIDRTKYKPIAQGVVLLRKNGKLFYQFLFTKESKEILKKYGYQINE
- a CDS encoding AbrB/MazE/SpoVT family DNA-binding domain-containing protein, with protein sequence MYITKMTKKGQITIPAEYRKKINSKYYSIEIKDNQIIIKPVSSLVGSLKKYTKKNENIEKIMEKEKEIFKEAIIEKHNS
- a CDS encoding TOBE domain-containing protein, with amino-acid sequence MNKLKGIVKDIKTTGSINIVEIDIKGEIFKTVFLEGLKDIKKGQEIFIIFKETEVPLGKNLSGEISLSNRFECKITNIEKGKLLTKVILDFEGEKIISIITTSSVERMNLKKDDKVIAFIKANEVALMEV
- a CDS encoding enoyl-ACP reductase FabI, whose translation is MGLLEGKKALVLGIANKRSIAYGIAKVFKQEGAEIGINYLNEKFEKKLKPISEELGATIFHKLDVSSDEEIEEFFNVVKEKWEVVDIIIHSIAYANKEYLKDYYYRVDRQSFLQAMDISVYSFTALARQFLPILNEGGSLLTLSYYGAEKVIYNYNVMGVAKAALEASVRYLARDLGEIKKVRVNAISAGPIKTVAASGIDQFSAIQKMSEERAPLKKSVSIEEVGNAALFLCSDFASGITGEILHVDAGYNVIGM